A genomic stretch from Actinomycetota bacterium includes:
- a CDS encoding DUF3786 domain-containing protein, with protein MAEDGPRAQDPFAEPSRALKAGSAEEISERTGIPCEGGEFRLGIMRWEMRIRYPELSFEVPPFLDTYVVKLLAVLYMANATAVPLANQWVPYRELKDGLFYTKSFSDTVEERVCRRFGADLEGMRAACLELGGREVDQGDLGMVIGTFPRLPLLFIIWRGDEEFAPNARILFDVSATSYLNAFELRMLCGEVVNRLIRIADGKLEVPPPR; from the coding sequence ATGGCAGAGGACGGACCACGGGCGCAGGACCCCTTCGCGGAACCGAGCCGGGCGCTGAAGGCGGGGAGCGCGGAGGAGATATCCGAGAGGACCGGCATCCCCTGCGAGGGCGGCGAGTTCAGGTTGGGCATCATGCGCTGGGAGATGCGCATCCGCTACCCGGAACTGTCCTTTGAGGTGCCCCCGTTCCTCGATACATACGTGGTCAAACTCCTGGCCGTTCTGTACATGGCCAACGCGACGGCGGTCCCCCTGGCCAACCAGTGGGTGCCGTACCGCGAGCTGAAGGACGGACTCTTCTACACCAAGAGCTTCTCGGACACCGTGGAGGAGAGGGTATGCCGCAGGTTCGGTGCCGACCTGGAGGGGATGCGGGCCGCCTGCCTTGAACTGGGCGGGCGGGAGGTGGACCAGGGCGACCTGGGCATGGTGATCGGCACCTTCCCGCGCCTGCCGCTCCTCTTCATCATCTGGAGGGGAGACGAGGAGTTCGCGCCCAATGCGCGAATCCTCTTCGATGTCTCGGCTACTTCTTACCTCAACGCTTTCGAATTGCGCATGCTCTGCGGCGAGGTCGTGAACCGCCTTATCCGCATCGCCGACGGGAAGCTGGAGGTACCCCCGCCGCGATGA
- a CDS encoding acyl-CoA dehydrogenase family protein, translating to MGFYLTPQQEALRKEIRRLAEEKIAPRAAEIDRSGEYPWDIQQLLASQGLLGYAIPEEYGGAGADLLSCCIVGEELARVCGTSSLIFVVQKLAVYPIVTAGSDETKRKYLPATATGDKLAAFCLTERDSGSDAGATKTIARRDGDDYLINGEKCFITNGGLAKVHSVFCMTDPEKGYRGISAFCVEAGEGLSMGKVEDKMGLRGAQVTELRFDDCRVPAENMLGGEGTGFVTAMKTLDNSRPLVGAQALGLAQGALESAVSWARERKSFGKPIGLLQGVGFMLADMATEVESSRMLVYRSAAMADNKDPDLSLYSAMAKMKASDTAMRVTTDAVQVMGGYGYMKDYPVERMMRDAKITQIYEGTNQIQRLVISRSLLKG from the coding sequence ATGGGTTTCTATCTGACACCGCAACAGGAGGCGCTGCGCAAGGAGATCAGGCGGCTGGCGGAGGAGAAAATCGCCCCGCGTGCTGCCGAGATCGACCGTTCCGGCGAATACCCCTGGGACATCCAGCAACTGCTGGCCTCCCAGGGCCTGCTGGGTTACGCCATACCGGAGGAATACGGCGGCGCGGGCGCCGATCTGCTGTCCTGCTGTATTGTGGGCGAGGAGCTGGCGAGGGTATGCGGCACCAGCTCTCTCATCTTCGTCGTGCAGAAGCTGGCCGTGTACCCCATCGTCACCGCCGGCTCGGACGAGACCAAGCGCAAGTACCTTCCCGCCACCGCCACGGGGGACAAGCTGGCGGCCTTCTGCCTGACCGAACGGGACTCCGGTTCCGACGCCGGGGCGACGAAGACCATCGCCAGGCGTGACGGTGACGATTACCTGATCAACGGGGAGAAATGCTTCATCACCAACGGGGGCCTGGCGAAGGTGCATTCCGTGTTCTGCATGACCGATCCCGAGAAAGGCTACCGTGGCATTAGCGCTTTCTGTGTGGAAGCGGGAGAGGGCCTGAGCATGGGGAAGGTCGAGGACAAGATGGGGCTGCGGGGAGCGCAGGTCACGGAGCTGCGTTTCGACGATTGCCGGGTGCCGGCGGAAAACATGCTGGGCGGGGAGGGTACCGGCTTCGTTACGGCCATGAAAACGCTGGACAACTCGCGCCCCCTGGTTGGAGCGCAGGCACTTGGCCTGGCCCAGGGGGCCCTGGAGAGCGCTGTCAGCTGGGCGCGCGAGCGTAAGTCGTTCGGAAAGCCCATAGGCCTGCTGCAGGGGGTCGGGTTCATGCTGGCGGACATGGCGACCGAGGTGGAATCCTCTCGCATGCTGGTCTACAGGTCGGCGGCCATGGCGGACAATAAGGACCCAGACCTCTCTCTCTACTCGGCCATGGCCAAGATGAAGGCGTCCGACACCGCCATGCGCGTGACCACCGATGCCGTGCAGGTCATGGGGGGTTATGGCTACATGAAGGACTACCCCGTGGAGCGCATGATGCGCGATGCCAAGATAACCCAGATATACGAGGGGACTAACCAGATACAGCGCCTGGTCATATCCAGGTCGCTTCTCAAGGGTTGA
- a CDS encoding 3-oxoacyl-ACP reductase family protein produces MSLEGKVALVTGGSGGLGRVHGLVLAEHGADVALAYNSNEAKALAVVEEIGAKGRRSMAVGIDLADENSVKQGVAKVVGELGPVDILVNNAATGIVRAITITDMSKEDWDADVGINLTGPFLLIKAVFAGMAEKGWGRIINVSSVTGTMGGFGQCSYAATKAGLLGLTKTVALEGARKNITCNAVVLGVFDAGSFYDVAEPFRERIIKRVAMRRSGDPRELSEVIAFLASDEASFVTGEAIEVSGGISLFTF; encoded by the coding sequence ATGTCTCTGGAAGGAAAGGTTGCGCTGGTCACCGGGGGATCGGGGGGCCTGGGAAGGGTACACGGCTTGGTGCTGGCCGAGCACGGGGCGGATGTGGCGCTCGCCTACAACAGCAACGAGGCCAAAGCGTTGGCGGTGGTGGAGGAGATCGGGGCGAAGGGACGACGCTCCATGGCGGTCGGGATAGACCTGGCCGACGAAAACAGCGTCAAGCAAGGGGTGGCGAAGGTAGTCGGGGAGCTGGGGCCTGTGGATATACTGGTCAACAACGCCGCCACGGGAATAGTCAGGGCGATTACCATCACCGACATGAGCAAGGAGGACTGGGACGCGGACGTCGGTATCAACCTCACGGGGCCTTTCCTGCTCATCAAGGCGGTTTTCGCCGGCATGGCCGAGAAGGGCTGGGGGAGGATCATCAACGTATCCTCCGTGACAGGCACCATGGGCGGCTTCGGCCAGTGCAGCTACGCCGCGACCAAGGCGGGTCTTTTGGGGTTGACCAAAACGGTGGCGCTGGAGGGCGCGCGGAAGAACATCACCTGCAACGCCGTGGTGCTCGGGGTGTTCGACGCCGGCAGTTTCTATGACGTGGCCGAACCCTTCCGGGAGCGCATCATCAAGCGTGTGGCCATGCGCCGCTCCGGTGATCCGAGGGAACTCTCCGAGGTCATAGCCTTTCTCGCCTCCGATGAAGCCAGCTTCGTCACCGGTGAGGCAATCGAGGTCAGCGGCGGTATAAGCCTGTTCACGTTCTAG
- a CDS encoding TetR/AcrR family transcriptional regulator: MNDDKRKKILQEAEELAFEVGYRRFNMDDLSRRLRMSKKTVYESFGSKDELFALALNRRAAKILRRAEEILELDEDAMTKLYLMSKHVIDEVSHIKPSLVSEVETYFPDVFDIYGDFYQKIVNTLIRIIEQGERSGEFRSDVNPVVLAYMVQGIVEISRNPYLLIESGLSLEDVYAAFMKILMEGIVTPSSRGDGREEPGQRMRVGGRSGEPLDAS, encoded by the coding sequence ATGAACGACGACAAGCGGAAAAAGATACTGCAGGAAGCGGAGGAACTCGCCTTCGAAGTCGGCTACCGGCGTTTCAATATGGACGACCTCTCGCGCCGGCTGCGCATGAGCAAGAAGACGGTGTACGAGTCGTTCGGCTCCAAGGACGAGCTCTTCGCGCTGGCGCTCAACCGCAGGGCCGCCAAGATACTGCGGCGCGCGGAGGAGATACTGGAACTCGACGAAGACGCCATGACCAAGCTCTACCTCATGAGCAAGCATGTCATCGACGAGGTCTCCCACATCAAGCCATCCCTGGTGAGTGAAGTGGAGACGTATTTCCCGGACGTATTCGACATCTATGGCGATTTTTACCAGAAGATCGTCAACACGCTCATCCGCATCATAGAACAGGGGGAGAGGAGCGGAGAATTCCGCTCCGACGTCAACCCGGTGGTGCTAGCCTACATGGTGCAGGGGATCGTGGAGATCTCGCGAAACCCCTACCTCCTGATAGAAAGCGGGCTCAGCCTGGAGGACGTCTATGCCGCATTCATGAAGATCCTCATGGAGGGGATCGTCACGCCCTCGTCAAGGGGAGACGGGCGGGAGGAGCCGGGGCAAAGGATGCGGGTCGGGGGGCGGAGCGGCGAGCCGCTGGACGCTTCTTGA
- a CDS encoding PaaI family thioesterase: protein MVDEVAAQTRKRIEGDSYANTLGAELLELRQGWARVRLRLGPGHLNFMGMIHGGVIFSLADVAFGAAANSFGTRAMALSVGIDFLAAPPQQGELYAEVELIKRAGKMGFYRMVVSSADGGEVARCHGWAYHTGKPLEEEV, encoded by the coding sequence ATGGTCGATGAGGTCGCCGCGCAAACCAGAAAACGGATAGAGGGTGACTCGTACGCGAATACCCTGGGGGCCGAGCTACTGGAGCTGAGGCAGGGGTGGGCCAGGGTCAGGTTGAGACTTGGACCGGGGCACCTTAACTTCATGGGCATGATCCACGGCGGGGTTATCTTCTCCCTGGCCGACGTGGCCTTCGGGGCGGCTGCGAATTCGTTCGGCACGAGGGCCATGGCCCTGTCGGTGGGGATCGACTTCCTCGCGGCGCCGCCCCAACAGGGCGAACTGTATGCGGAGGTCGAACTGATCAAGAGGGCGGGAAAAATGGGCTTTTACCGCATGGTGGTGAGCAGCGCGGATGGTGGAGAAGTGGCCCGCTGTCACGGTTGGGCATATCATACCGGCAAACCGCTGGAAGAAGAGGTGTAG
- a CDS encoding AMP-binding protein, protein MEKNFKYWPKGVFRNLSYPEVPIQQLLRSAVLQWPWRNAIIFGGMEMTYQELDTLSDRFATALAALGVKKGDRVGVHLPNSPHFAIAYYGLLKAGAIFVPMSPLLADREIDFELNDAGVETFIGLDMLFTVPQQVIPNSPVKRTILVSLADAYPPLTAPVKMLQKQPVPEGTLDFAALLAEYPAEPPEIEFNPKEDLAHIAYTGGTTGTPKGVMITHYNAVVNCCQFAYWFFGGDIDYQDGKFMTKRMEGDREEDHILGQGVEVSLIVVPWFHAMGVIGYLSMQLSGGNTLVVFPRFEPTEYLQAIPKYGATVFGGAPQLFVPLVENPLFKETDMSGVKLVVSGAAPIPQHLLETMQEKIPGVICEAYGLSECTMGCCANPPSREGFRLGSVGLPIPDTEIVLRDAEDGVTEVPVGEIGEICIKGPQVMQGYWNRPEETAQVLKDGWLYTGDIGRFDEDGYLYIVDRKKDMLIYKGYNVYPRDLEDVINDHPAVAQSAVVGKYDERAGDIPVAFVELKPGAQTSEEELLEYANAKLAAYKKIRLIRIVEALPASGAGKILRRELRDQAQDFKI, encoded by the coding sequence ATGGAAAAGAACTTCAAGTACTGGCCCAAAGGTGTTTTCAGGAACCTGAGCTACCCGGAGGTGCCGATCCAGCAACTCCTGCGCTCAGCGGTGCTGCAGTGGCCCTGGCGCAACGCCATCATCTTCGGTGGCATGGAGATGACCTACCAGGAACTTGACACCCTGTCCGACCGCTTCGCCACCGCCCTGGCGGCCTTGGGGGTGAAGAAGGGGGACCGGGTGGGCGTCCACCTGCCCAACTCTCCCCATTTCGCCATCGCCTACTACGGGCTGCTCAAGGCCGGTGCCATCTTCGTCCCCATGAGCCCCCTGCTGGCGGACCGGGAGATCGACTTCGAGCTCAACGACGCGGGGGTGGAGACCTTCATCGGCCTGGACATGCTCTTCACGGTGCCACAGCAGGTGATCCCCAACAGCCCGGTGAAGAGGACAATCCTCGTCAGCCTGGCGGATGCCTATCCGCCCCTCACCGCGCCCGTGAAGATGCTTCAGAAACAGCCGGTGCCCGAGGGGACCCTCGATTTCGCGGCCCTGCTCGCCGAATATCCGGCCGAGCCGCCCGAGATAGAGTTCAACCCCAAGGAGGACCTGGCCCACATCGCCTACACGGGCGGCACCACCGGCACGCCCAAGGGCGTGATGATCACCCATTATAACGCGGTGGTGAACTGCTGCCAGTTCGCGTACTGGTTCTTTGGCGGAGATATCGACTACCAGGACGGCAAGTTCATGACCAAGCGCATGGAAGGCGACCGGGAGGAGGACCATATCCTGGGGCAGGGAGTAGAGGTCTCTCTCATCGTCGTACCCTGGTTCCACGCCATGGGCGTCATCGGCTACCTCTCCATGCAGCTCAGTGGCGGCAATACCCTGGTGGTATTCCCGCGCTTCGAGCCCACGGAATACCTGCAGGCCATACCCAAGTATGGCGCCACCGTCTTCGGGGGCGCCCCCCAGCTCTTCGTGCCCCTGGTGGAGAACCCGTTGTTCAAGGAGACCGACATGAGCGGGGTCAAGCTGGTCGTCTCCGGGGCGGCCCCGATACCGCAGCACCTCCTGGAGACCATGCAGGAGAAGATACCCGGTGTCATCTGCGAGGCCTACGGGCTCTCCGAGTGCACCATGGGCTGTTGCGCCAACCCTCCCAGCCGGGAGGGTTTCCGCCTCGGCTCCGTCGGGCTGCCCATCCCGGACACCGAGATCGTACTCAGGGACGCCGAGGACGGCGTGACCGAGGTGCCGGTGGGCGAGATAGGGGAGATCTGCATCAAGGGGCCGCAGGTGATGCAGGGATACTGGAACAGGCCGGAGGAGACGGCGCAGGTGCTCAAGGACGGCTGGCTGTACACCGGAGACATCGGCCGCTTCGACGAGGACGGCTATCTCTACATCGTCGACCGCAAGAAGGACATGCTCATCTACAAGGGCTATAATGTCTACCCCCGCGACCTCGAGGACGTCATCAACGACCACCCCGCCGTGGCGCAGTCCGCCGTGGTGGGGAAGTACGACGAGCGGGCCGGAGACATCCCCGTCGCCTTCGTAGAGCTCAAACCGGGTGCGCAAACCAGCGAGGAGGAACTCCTGGAATACGCCAACGCCAAGCTGGCAGCCTATAAGAAGATCAGGTTGATACGTATCGTCGAGGCCCTTCCCGCAAGCGGAGCGGGGAAGATCCTCCGCAGGGAACTGCGCGACCAGGCCCAGGACTTCAAGATCTGA
- a CDS encoding anaerobic ribonucleoside-triphosphate reductase activating protein, producing the protein MACFENMRGLLPSSMLDWPGKICAVLFLGGCNFCCPYCHNPELLAEGGPAETIAWDDLAFFLRERSGWLDGVSITGGEPTIHDDLPLLCGRLKAMGMAVKIDSNGSRPRLLAEMLSDGLVDFVAMDLKASLARYPQVVRRPVDPGRIGESIRAIIASGVEHEFRCTVVPGLVGLEDLESLARRLEGAASLVLQQFRSERTLEPGYAGRKGYADEVLLDWSEKLSRTVPTRVRGLVGAAR; encoded by the coding sequence ATGGCTTGTTTCGAGAACATGAGGGGCCTGCTGCCCTCGAGCATGCTGGACTGGCCGGGGAAGATCTGCGCCGTACTCTTCCTGGGCGGCTGCAACTTTTGCTGCCCTTACTGCCACAACCCCGAGTTGCTGGCGGAGGGCGGCCCGGCGGAGACGATCGCCTGGGATGACCTCGCCTTTTTCCTGCGCGAGCGCTCCGGTTGGCTGGACGGGGTCTCCATCACCGGGGGAGAGCCGACCATCCACGACGACTTGCCGCTGCTGTGCGGGCGGCTCAAGGCCATGGGCATGGCGGTGAAGATAGACAGCAACGGCTCGCGCCCGCGCCTGCTTGCGGAGATGCTCTCGGACGGCCTGGTGGACTTCGTGGCCATGGACCTCAAGGCCTCGCTCGCTAGGTACCCCCAGGTGGTGCGGCGGCCGGTTGACCCTGGGAGAATAGGAGAGTCCATCAGGGCCATAATCGCCAGCGGCGTCGAGCACGAGTTCCGCTGCACGGTGGTGCCGGGACTGGTGGGGCTGGAGGACCTCGAATCGCTGGCCCGGCGGCTGGAGGGCGCGGCGTCCCTGGTGCTGCAGCAGTTCCGCTCCGAACGCACCCTGGAACCGGGTTATGCCGGCAGGAAGGGCTACGCGGACGAGGTGTTGCTGGATTGGTCGGAAAAGCTGTCACGCACCGTGCCCACACGGGTGAGGGGCCTGGTGGGGGCGGCGCGCTGA
- a CDS encoding cobalamin-dependent protein (Presence of a B(12) (cobalamin)-binding domain implies dependence on cobalamin itself, in one of its several forms, or in some unusual lineages, dependence on a cobalamin-like analog.), translated as MDRKIRVLLFKPGLDGHWRGIMTVSKALSEAGMETIFFGFKNVKGVVEAAIQEDVDVIGFSVHSGAHLEWSREIVTELEQQGARDDFLLLIGGVFPEQDHAELREIGIDGVFGPATATQDIVDFIMERLRQREAV; from the coding sequence GTGGATAGGAAGATCAGGGTACTGCTGTTCAAGCCGGGCCTGGACGGGCACTGGCGCGGAATTATGACCGTTTCCAAGGCGCTTTCCGAGGCCGGCATGGAGACCATCTTCTTCGGCTTCAAGAACGTCAAGGGAGTAGTGGAGGCGGCCATACAGGAGGACGTGGACGTCATAGGGTTTTCCGTGCATTCCGGGGCACACCTGGAATGGAGCCGCGAGATCGTCACCGAACTCGAGCAACAGGGCGCGCGCGATGATTTCCTGTTGCTCATCGGGGGGGTCTTCCCCGAGCAGGACCATGCCGAGCTACGGGAGATCGGTATAGACGGGGTCTTCGGACCCGCCACGGCCACCCAGGACATCGTCGATTTCATAATGGAAAGGCTCAGGCAGAGGGAGGCCGTATGA
- a CDS encoding Zn-ribbon domain-containing OB-fold protein yields MEERPFSDISYRQFLSEGKFMGSRCRKCGELYVPPRHFCIACRSDDMEWHEMVGEGELAAFTCIFVAPPHMVELGYDRRNPYCTGVVTLKEGPRIVARIEGVDAARPESIAIGTPMKSDFIRLGEGEGAKTLLAFRPS; encoded by the coding sequence ATGGAAGAGCGTCCTTTCAGCGATATCTCTTACCGGCAGTTCCTGAGCGAGGGCAAGTTCATGGGATCCAGGTGCAGGAAGTGCGGCGAGCTCTACGTGCCGCCGCGCCATTTCTGCATCGCCTGCCGCAGTGACGACATGGAGTGGCACGAGATGGTCGGGGAAGGCGAGCTGGCCGCCTTCACCTGCATATTCGTGGCGCCGCCCCACATGGTCGAACTGGGTTATGACCGCAGGAACCCCTATTGCACCGGGGTCGTCACCCTGAAGGAAGGCCCGAGGATCGTAGCCCGCATCGAGGGGGTCGACGCGGCCAGGCCGGAGTCCATCGCCATAGGCACCCCAATGAAGTCGGACTTCATCCGCCTGGGCGAGGGGGAAGGGGCCAAGACCCTGCTGGCCTTCAGGCCCAGCTGA
- a CDS encoding methylmalonyl-CoA mutase family protein has protein sequence MEENDKIRQAEEEWKKDKERWAERRDEFVSDAGIEVKDLYTPLDTEGIDYLEDIGFPGQPPFVRGVYPTMYRGRLWTIRMFSGHGTPEETNQRWKMLYEEGETGFSAAVDSLTFSGVDPDQEVEGAAHEVGKEGVPLFSIRGMKALAEDLPLDKMSVALVVEPMTSAAITSMYFNVLKERGLRKEQFSGTTQNDILTMTIGYIPWGSLRPADLLKLACDLIEYCTAMGEAPRWNPINFTTYNYREGGIDAVQEIAMGLANAVAHIDELLRRGWKIDDFVHRLAFHLSAHRDFFEEIAKYRAARKLWYRLMKERYQPENPDAYRFRFHVQTAGSSLTAQQPMVNIIRTAYQALEAVLGGTQSLHTNSYDEAICLPSEESVRLAVRTQELIQEETGVASVVDPLAGSYYVESLTRELEERIWEYFMRIEEMGGVVEALNTGWLFNEMSKAFNKRRRDQESGRESIIGVNCYVMEGEDPTPPFRTNPRAAEIEKKRLADLRAERDNAKVSVLLDQLRSVCEKRENVLPVVRELTAAGASLGEITGVYREIWGIWQLPFVA, from the coding sequence ATGGAGGAGAACGATAAGATCCGGCAGGCGGAAGAGGAATGGAAGAAGGACAAAGAGCGGTGGGCCGAGCGCAGGGACGAATTCGTGAGCGACGCCGGTATCGAGGTGAAAGACCTGTATACGCCCCTGGACACGGAGGGGATAGACTACCTCGAGGACATCGGGTTTCCCGGCCAGCCACCATTCGTCCGGGGCGTGTACCCGACCATGTACCGGGGCAGGCTCTGGACCATTCGCATGTTCTCCGGCCACGGCACGCCGGAGGAGACCAATCAGCGCTGGAAGATGCTCTATGAGGAAGGGGAGACCGGGTTCTCAGCCGCCGTCGATTCGCTGACCTTCTCGGGCGTGGACCCGGACCAGGAGGTTGAAGGAGCCGCGCACGAGGTAGGGAAGGAAGGAGTGCCGCTCTTTTCCATACGGGGGATGAAGGCCCTTGCCGAAGACCTGCCGCTGGACAAGATGAGCGTAGCCCTGGTGGTGGAGCCCATGACCTCGGCGGCCATCACTTCCATGTACTTCAACGTCCTCAAAGAACGGGGCCTGCGCAAGGAGCAGTTTTCGGGCACCACCCAGAACGATATCCTCACCATGACCATCGGCTACATCCCCTGGGGCTCTTTGAGGCCCGCCGACCTGCTCAAGCTGGCATGCGATCTCATCGAGTACTGCACCGCCATGGGCGAGGCGCCGCGCTGGAACCCCATCAACTTCACCACCTACAACTACCGCGAGGGGGGCATAGATGCGGTGCAGGAGATAGCCATGGGGCTGGCCAACGCCGTGGCGCACATCGATGAGCTGCTGCGGCGGGGTTGGAAGATCGACGATTTCGTACACCGCCTGGCATTCCACCTCTCGGCTCACCGCGATTTCTTCGAGGAGATTGCGAAGTACCGTGCCGCGCGCAAGCTCTGGTACCGCTTGATGAAGGAGCGTTATCAGCCTGAAAACCCCGACGCCTACCGCTTCCGCTTCCACGTGCAGACCGCCGGAAGCTCCCTCACCGCCCAGCAGCCGATGGTCAATATAATCCGTACCGCCTACCAGGCCCTGGAGGCGGTCCTCGGCGGCACGCAGTCCCTGCACACCAACTCGTACGACGAGGCCATCTGCCTGCCGTCGGAGGAGTCGGTACGCCTGGCCGTGCGCACCCAGGAACTGATCCAGGAGGAGACCGGGGTGGCCTCGGTCGTCGATCCCTTGGCGGGGTCCTACTACGTGGAATCCCTCACCAGGGAACTGGAGGAGCGCATCTGGGAATACTTCATGCGCATCGAGGAGATGGGCGGCGTGGTCGAGGCCCTGAACACGGGCTGGCTGTTCAATGAGATGAGCAAGGCTTTCAACAAGCGCCGGCGCGACCAGGAGAGCGGCAGGGAGAGCATCATCGGGGTGAACTGTTACGTCATGGAGGGGGAGGACCCAACGCCGCCTTTCCGCACCAACCCCCGCGCCGCCGAGATAGAGAAGAAGAGGCTGGCGGACCTGCGCGCTGAGCGGGACAATGCGAAGGTCTCGGTCCTCCTCGACCAGCTTCGATCAGTCTGCGAGAAGCGGGAGAACGTGCTGCCGGTGGTCAGGGAACTCACCGCTGCCGGCGCGTCCCTGGGGGAGATAACCGGCGTGTACCGCGAGATATGGGGCATCTGGCAGTTGCCTTTCGTGGCTTGA
- a CDS encoding PadR family transcriptional regulator, with amino-acid sequence MVSRVAAMVLGLLAQGERHGYDLVREMGERGMLRWARASKVGVYKALARLQEEGCLTSWTEREGNLPEKRVYAITAAGQERLRDLVYSICSSREPIRMSTAVGVFFLDCLDKKEAADALRQRREFLAAQARQLARERELLDGIADETFLDILAREQSAYGEESRWIGGIVARIEGEGERRRGSGLDRKGRSSGKKG; translated from the coding sequence ATGGTCTCCAGGGTGGCGGCCATGGTCCTGGGGCTGCTCGCGCAGGGAGAGAGGCACGGGTACGACCTAGTGCGCGAGATGGGGGAAAGGGGTATGCTGCGTTGGGCACGCGCCAGCAAGGTCGGCGTCTACAAGGCACTGGCGCGCCTGCAGGAGGAGGGGTGCCTGACCTCCTGGACCGAGAGGGAGGGGAACCTGCCGGAAAAGAGGGTCTATGCTATCACCGCGGCCGGCCAGGAGAGGTTGCGGGACCTCGTGTATTCCATCTGCTCGAGCCGGGAGCCCATACGCATGAGCACCGCGGTCGGAGTATTCTTCCTTGACTGCCTGGACAAAAAGGAGGCGGCGGATGCCTTACGGCAGCGCCGCGAGTTTCTTGCCGCCCAGGCCAGGCAACTGGCGAGGGAGAGGGAGCTGCTGGACGGGATAGCGGACGAGACGTTTCTGGACATACTGGCCAGGGAACAATCCGCATATGGAGAAGAGTCGCGCTGGATCGGCGGTATTGTTGCTAGAATAGAGGGCGAAGGTGAACGCAGGCGTGGATCGGGGCTGGATCGCAAGGGAAGGTCATCGGGCAAGAAGGGATAG